A single window of Streptomyces sudanensis DNA harbors:
- a CDS encoding SsgA family sporulation/cell division regulator encodes MNAVLHDKLFMRLHELPVLAHMTYDETDPYAVRVAFTDGEYVYAEWRLDREMLREGMRHEVGEGDVRIWPGVHIELCGEADFTVGEEPLARFLERTYEVVPEGEERVDVDGLVDRLLTAG; translated from the coding sequence ATGAACGCGGTCCTGCACGACAAGCTCTTCATGCGCCTTCACGAACTGCCGGTGCTGGCCCACATGACCTACGACGAGACCGATCCGTACGCGGTGCGGGTGGCGTTCACGGACGGCGAGTACGTGTACGCGGAATGGCGGCTGGACCGGGAGATGCTGCGTGAGGGGATGCGGCACGAGGTCGGGGAGGGCGACGTCCGGATATGGCCGGGCGTGCACATAGAGCTGTGCGGCGAGGCCGACTTCACGGTGGGGGAGGAGCCGCTGGCGCGCTTCCTGGAGCGGACGTACGAGGTGGTGCCGGAGGGCGAGGAGCGGGTGGACGTGGACGGTCTGGTGGACCGCCTCCTCACCGCCGGCTGA
- a CDS encoding four-helix bundle copper-binding protein, translating into MASLVAEDMLRTYPADLGGVDRRKLLDCIEQCTVCAQACGACADACLSEPGHLDALATCIRTNMDCADVCQATGSVLSRHTGYDANLTRAVLRACAVACATCAEECGRHASSHDHCRVCAEACRRCEQACAGLLDTLG; encoded by the coding sequence ATGGCTTCCCTCGTCGCCGAGGACATGCTGCGCACCTATCCCGCCGACCTCGGCGGGGTCGACCGCCGAAAGCTCCTCGACTGCATCGAGCAGTGCACCGTCTGCGCCCAGGCGTGCGGCGCCTGCGCCGACGCGTGCCTGTCGGAGCCCGGGCACCTCGACGCCCTCGCCACGTGCATCCGCACCAACATGGACTGCGCCGACGTGTGCCAGGCCACCGGCTCCGTCCTGTCCCGCCACACCGGCTACGACGCGAACCTGACCCGCGCCGTCCTGCGCGCCTGCGCCGTCGCCTGCGCCACCTGCGCGGAGGAGTGCGGACGGCACGCCTCCTCCCACGACCACTGCCGCGTCTGCGCCGAGGCCTGCCGCCGCTGCGAGCAGGCGTGCGCGGGCCTCCTCGACACCCTCGGGTGA
- the crcB gene encoding fluoride efflux transporter CrcB: protein MTWLPVVVGGALGAVLRYLADLIVRSRCDPDFPWGTLAVNVLGSLTLGVLTGAAVAAPVHALLGTGLCGALTTYSTFSYETLRLGREGPVRYAVANAAATVAASLGAVAAGLALGRMLGT, encoded by the coding sequence ATGACGTGGCTGCCGGTCGTGGTGGGCGGCGCGCTGGGGGCCGTGCTGCGGTACCTGGCCGATCTGATCGTCCGCTCCCGCTGCGACCCGGACTTCCCGTGGGGGACCCTGGCGGTCAACGTGCTGGGCTCGCTCACCCTGGGCGTCCTCACGGGCGCGGCGGTGGCGGCCCCCGTCCACGCCCTGCTGGGCACCGGCCTGTGCGGCGCGCTGACCACGTACTCCACGTTCTCGTACGAGACCCTCCGCCTGGGCCGCGAGGGCCCCGTCCGGTACGCGGTCGCCAACGCGGCGGCCACGGTCGCCGCCTCCCTGGGCGCGGTGGCGGCGGGCCTGGCCCTGGGCCGGATGCTCGGCACCTGA
- a CDS encoding VOC family protein, whose translation MAGPPEGMPVWVDAMFTDLEGARGFYCDVLGWTFREEVTEHGGHVRAYAGGRAVAALVPPVPDRDDEAARSAWCLYFASSDPEAVARRVRENGGRVVAGPSVSGGQGTVLLARDPGGAVFGVRRPGAGPGFEARGVPGAYRWAEVNTRDAAGTDAFFSAVLPFTVGPPADADFAVLRAGGEPVLGRRRMGEDFPPDMGAFVGVHFAVDDVDAAVGRATTHGAKLVSGPVNGPFGRFATLVDPQGAAFSLTGPSGAEGGAPGTAGP comes from the coding sequence ATGGCCGGACCGCCCGAGGGGATGCCCGTCTGGGTGGACGCGATGTTCACCGACCTGGAGGGCGCCCGGGGTTTCTACTGCGACGTGCTGGGCTGGACCTTCCGCGAGGAGGTCACGGAGCACGGCGGTCATGTGCGGGCGTACGCCGGCGGCAGGGCGGTCGCCGCGCTCGTCCCGCCCGTGCCGGACCGGGACGACGAGGCGGCGCGGTCCGCCTGGTGCCTGTACTTCGCCTCGTCCGACCCGGAGGCCGTCGCGCGCCGGGTGCGGGAGAACGGCGGCCGGGTCGTCGCGGGGCCGTCGGTGTCCGGGGGGCAGGGGACGGTGCTGCTCGCCCGCGACCCGGGCGGGGCCGTCTTCGGGGTGCGGCGGCCGGGGGCCGGTCCGGGCTTCGAGGCGCGGGGCGTGCCCGGCGCGTACCGCTGGGCGGAGGTCAACACGCGGGACGCGGCGGGGACCGACGCGTTCTTCTCCGCGGTCCTCCCGTTCACGGTGGGACCGCCGGCGGACGCGGACTTCGCGGTCCTCCGCGCGGGGGGCGAGCCGGTGCTCGGCCGGAGGAGGATGGGCGAGGACTTCCCGCCGGACATGGGGGCGTTCGTCGGGGTGCACTTCGCCGTCGACGACGTCGACGCGGCGGTCGGGCGGGCCACCACCCACGGGGCCAAGCTGGTGTCCGGGCCGGTGAACGGGCCGTTCGGGCGGTTCGCGACGCTCGTGGACCCCCAGGGCGCGGCGTTCTCCCTGACCGGCCCCTCCGGGGCGGAGGGCGGAGCGCCCGGGACCGCCGGACCCTGA
- a CDS encoding MerR family transcriptional regulator, with protein sequence MADDQRWQMRIGEVAERTGLSLRAIRHYEDVGIAAPSARTRGGFRLYTEADVERLLLVGRMAPLGFTVDEVRDLLGLVDRLGASDDPPSGEERERLRARLAAYRSAVEARCETLRARLRGAEEFSAVLLGHLDPVG encoded by the coding sequence ATGGCGGACGACCAGCGGTGGCAGATGCGGATCGGCGAGGTGGCCGAGCGGACCGGCCTGTCGTTGCGGGCGATCCGCCACTACGAGGACGTGGGCATCGCCGCCCCGTCCGCCCGCACCAGGGGCGGTTTCCGGCTGTACACCGAGGCCGACGTGGAGCGGCTCCTGCTGGTGGGCCGGATGGCGCCGCTGGGTTTCACCGTGGACGAGGTGCGCGACCTGCTGGGGCTCGTCGACCGGCTGGGCGCGTCGGACGACCCGCCGTCCGGTGAGGAGCGGGAGCGGCTGCGGGCCCGCCTCGCCGCGTACCGGAGCGCCGTCGAGGCGCGGTGCGAGACGCTGCGCGCCCGGCTGCGCGGGGCCGAGGAGTTCTCCGCGGTCCTCCTCGGCCATCTGGACCCGGTCGGCTGA
- a CDS encoding PH domain-containing protein, which produces MALFGNAHTIDPANAQQEYARLLGPGERVHAAFLLIRDTILFTDRRLILVDKQGITGKKVEYHSIPYRSITHFAVETAGTFDLDAELKIWISGNSVPVQKTFTKGVDIYEVQAILTQFVAP; this is translated from the coding sequence ATGGCACTGTTCGGCAACGCGCACACCATCGACCCGGCGAACGCGCAGCAGGAGTACGCGCGGCTCCTCGGCCCCGGCGAGCGGGTGCACGCCGCGTTCCTCCTGATCCGCGACACGATCCTGTTCACCGACCGCCGCCTGATCCTCGTCGACAAGCAGGGGATCACGGGCAAGAAGGTCGAGTACCACTCGATCCCGTACCGCAGCATCACGCACTTCGCGGTGGAGACGGCGGGCACCTTCGACCTCGACGCCGAGCTGAAGATCTGGATCTCCGGCAACTCCGTCCCCGTCCAGAAGACGTTCACCAAGGGCGTCGACATCTACGAGGTGCAGGCGATCCTTACGCAGTTCGTGGCACCGTGA